Proteins found in one Luteimonas chenhongjianii genomic segment:
- a CDS encoding OmpA family protein, producing the protein MNKKLLCAALLGGLGLAGHASAQEFDDRWYLTSSVGYNFQAEDRRTDDTPFVTLGMGKFISPNWSLDGELNYQNPSFDSSVEGANNDLHWSQYGISLDFRYHFIDEARGWNPYLLFGVGYQRSEEEYDAFPNPDSPGKYKDGNVAAKVGVGLQTTFEKRVAVRAEVAYRADFNDNSYAANGPRDWAGYPHNSEESYFGDVLASVGIVVPLGPPPMPPAPPAPPPPPPAPAPAPAPAPITIDLNGVHFDFDKATLRPEAVGILNEAIEILKRYPDLRVEVAGHTDLCGTEAYNMGLSERRASTVYNYLTSNGIDAGRLVGPIGYGESRPLEQTPTTFPACKSEINRRTELNTLN; encoded by the coding sequence ATGAATAAGAAACTCCTCTGTGCCGCTCTGCTCGGCGGTCTTGGTCTGGCGGGTCACGCCAGCGCCCAGGAGTTCGACGACCGCTGGTACCTCACCAGCTCGGTCGGCTACAACTTCCAGGCAGAAGATCGCCGCACGGACGACACCCCGTTCGTCACGCTCGGCATGGGTAAGTTCATCAGCCCCAACTGGTCGCTCGACGGTGAGCTGAACTACCAGAACCCGAGCTTTGACAGCTCGGTCGAAGGTGCGAACAACGACCTCCACTGGAGCCAGTACGGCATCTCGCTGGACTTCCGCTACCACTTCATCGATGAAGCGCGCGGCTGGAACCCCTACCTCCTCTTCGGTGTCGGCTACCAGCGCTCGGAAGAAGAGTACGACGCGTTCCCGAACCCGGATTCGCCGGGCAAGTACAAGGACGGCAACGTGGCGGCCAAGGTCGGCGTCGGTCTGCAGACCACGTTCGAAAAGCGCGTAGCGGTCCGTGCTGAAGTCGCCTACCGTGCCGACTTCAACGACAACAGCTACGCCGCGAACGGTCCACGCGATTGGGCGGGCTACCCGCACAATTCCGAAGAGAGCTACTTCGGTGATGTGCTGGCCTCGGTCGGCATCGTAGTGCCGCTGGGTCCGCCGCCGATGCCGCCGGCTCCGCCCGCTCCGCCGCCGCCGCCGCCGGCTCCGGCCCCGGCCCCGGCCCCGGCTCCGATCACCATCGACCTCAACGGCGTGCACTTCGACTTCGACAAGGCGACGCTGCGTCCTGAAGCGGTCGGTATCCTGAACGAAGCCATCGAGATCCTGAAGCGTTACCCGGATCTGCGCGTGGAAGTGGCCGGTCACACCGACCTGTGCGGTACCGAGGCCTACAACATGGGCCTGTCGGAGCGCCGTGCGAGCACGGTGTACAACTACCTGACCAGCAACGGCATCGACGCCGGCCGCCTGGTGGGCCCGATCGGCTACGGCGAGAGCCGTCCGCTGGAGCAGACCCCCACCACGTTCCCGGCCTGTAAGAGCGAGATCAATCGCCGCACCGAGCTGAACACCCTGAACTAA
- a CDS encoding pseudouridine synthase, with product MDGPRERAVCMSGTAAMKRATRPPRYGLARVLSKRGLCSRSEAERRIRDGRVRVDGRVVRDPEFPVALDASGIELDGGSARMDVHQYLMLNKPRGLVTTVRDERGRDTVYRCFDGADLGWIAPVGRLDKASEGLLLFSSDSAWAARVTDPDSGPHKTYHVQVDGLPDGALLAALARGVEDAGEWLRATSARVLRCGARNAWLEIVLDEGRNRQIRRLLAAHGLEVLRLVRVAVGGLALGELPKGGWRPLELDEVKALAPPADSASD from the coding sequence ATGGACGGCCCGCGAGAGCGGGCCGTTTGCATGTCCGGCACCGCAGCCATGAAGCGCGCGACTCGCCCGCCGCGCTACGGCCTTGCGCGTGTGCTGTCGAAACGCGGCCTGTGCTCGCGCAGCGAGGCAGAGCGGAGGATCCGCGATGGCCGTGTCCGGGTCGACGGCCGGGTGGTGCGTGATCCGGAATTCCCGGTGGCGCTCGATGCGTCCGGTATCGAGCTCGATGGCGGTTCCGCCCGCATGGACGTGCATCAGTACCTGATGCTCAACAAACCTCGTGGGCTGGTGACGACGGTACGCGACGAACGGGGCCGGGATACCGTCTATCGATGTTTCGATGGTGCGGATCTGGGCTGGATCGCCCCTGTCGGGCGACTCGACAAGGCCAGCGAAGGACTTCTGCTTTTCTCGAGCGATTCGGCCTGGGCCGCCCGGGTCACCGATCCCGACTCCGGCCCGCACAAGACCTATCACGTCCAGGTTGATGGGCTGCCCGACGGAGCGCTGCTCGCCGCCCTCGCGCGGGGCGTGGAAGACGCCGGCGAATGGCTGCGTGCCACGTCAGCGCGGGTATTGCGGTGTGGCGCGCGAAATGCCTGGCTCGAAATCGTGCTCGACGAGGGGCGGAACCGGCAGATCCGGCGTCTGCTCGCGGCCCATGGGCTCGAGGTGCTGCGGCTTGTGCGTGTTGCGGTCGGCGGCCTGGCGTTGGGCGAGTTGCCCAAGGGCGGCTGGCGGCCTCTGGAGCTCGACGAGGTCAAGGCTCTGGCGCCCCCTGCGGATTCCGCCAGCGACTGA
- the kbl gene encoding glycine C-acetyltransferase, translating into MSSTSAPTQRYADTLDEIRDAGLFKAERVITGPQSAEITLEDGRTVLNFCANNYLGLADHPDIIAAAKNALDTHGFGMASVRFICGTQDLHKQLEKTIADFFGKQDTILYAACFDANGGLFEPLLGEEDAIISDALNHASIIDGVRLCRAKRYRYANCDMADLEAQLKQARADGARTILITTDGVFSMDGFIAPLDEITALAAKYDALVHIDECHATGFLGETGRGSAEVKGVLEKIDIITGTLGKAMGGALGGFTTARAEVIELLRQRSRPYLFSNSLPPHVVAAGIKAFEMLDAAGDLRTQLAENTRYFREKMTAAGFDVRPGVHPISPVMLYDAKLAQRFAERLLEEGIYAIGFFFPVVPKDQARIRTQISAAHTREHLDQAIDAFTRIGHELGVLKR; encoded by the coding sequence ATGTCCAGCACGTCCGCCCCCACCCAGCGCTACGCCGACACCCTCGACGAGATCCGTGACGCCGGGCTGTTCAAGGCCGAGCGGGTGATCACCGGCCCGCAGTCGGCCGAGATCACGCTGGAAGACGGCCGCACGGTGCTGAACTTCTGCGCCAACAACTACCTGGGCCTGGCCGACCACCCGGACATCATCGCCGCGGCCAAGAACGCGCTCGACACGCACGGCTTCGGCATGGCCTCGGTGCGCTTCATCTGCGGCACCCAGGACCTGCACAAGCAGCTCGAGAAGACCATCGCCGACTTCTTCGGCAAACAGGACACGATCCTCTACGCCGCGTGTTTCGACGCCAACGGCGGCCTGTTCGAGCCGCTGCTGGGCGAGGAGGACGCGATCATCAGCGACGCGCTCAACCACGCCTCGATCATCGACGGCGTGCGCCTGTGCAGGGCCAAACGCTACCGCTACGCCAACTGCGACATGGCCGACCTGGAGGCGCAGCTCAAGCAGGCGCGCGCCGACGGTGCCAGGACGATCCTGATCACCACCGACGGCGTGTTCTCGATGGACGGCTTCATCGCCCCGCTCGACGAGATCACCGCGCTGGCGGCGAAGTACGACGCGCTGGTGCACATCGACGAATGCCACGCGACCGGCTTCCTCGGCGAGACCGGCCGAGGCTCGGCGGAAGTGAAGGGCGTACTGGAGAAGATCGACATCATCACCGGCACGCTCGGCAAGGCCATGGGCGGCGCGCTCGGCGGCTTCACCACCGCGAGGGCGGAGGTCATCGAACTGCTGCGCCAGCGCTCGCGCCCCTACCTGTTCTCAAACTCCCTGCCCCCGCACGTGGTCGCGGCCGGCATCAAGGCGTTCGAGATGCTGGACGCGGCCGGCGATTTGCGCACGCAGCTGGCCGAGAACACCCGCTACTTCCGCGAGAAGATGACCGCCGCCGGATTCGACGTGCGCCCGGGCGTGCATCCGATCAGCCCGGTGATGCTCTACGACGCCAAGCTCGCGCAGCGCTTTGCCGAGCGCCTGCTCGAGGAAGGCATCTACGCGATCGGCTTCTTCTTCCCGGTGGTGCCGAAGGACCAGGCGCGCATTCGCACCCAGATTTCCGCCGCGCACACGCGTGAGCACCTGGACCAGGCGATCGATGCGTTCACCCGGATCGGCCACGAGCTGGGCGTGCTCAAGCGCTGA
- a CDS encoding Na/Pi cotransporter family protein — translation MLDQLLPLIAGLGLFMLGMKLLEDAVGALAGLPLRRFLRTHASTPSRGLVIGAAATAVLQSSTLVSLLVLAFVGAGIMQLSGAVGVIMGANLGTTLTTWLVASLGFKLDLAAPAMAFIGVGGVGFALLRRASRVRDVAGLLLGIGLLLYGLDLMKSGVEDWAAGFDVVPFAGWSLVMMALLGMAVTGAIQSSTAAMMIALGAVHGGLVDLPSAAAFAAGTGVGTTFTALLGALGGSADKKRVAATHLGFNLFKAVLALLLLYPLLALLARVPGLEDPLLRLAAFHTTTNLLGIALVLPFAGRLALWLGRHFRSDGGHINHYLQAAGDEVPEAGLEAVRREVARALGMTIAMNRETLRVPVDPDSAWSDPGEVRGRNARRDFDERYRRLKRLEGEIVEYVARLQLQEVTPSVGSGLSAQLDAMRMAVSSAKALKDIRSNLVELRLALRAPVDARLEEFEASAAALYRDIDRLGPEQPEPVLVEAVSALRSRVRETRDGALTRLYREASRESIDEETLSTLLNVNRAIYLSAQSLLRALGRHLLAPEIAGVVEDAVAD, via the coding sequence GTGCTTGACCAGTTGCTGCCGCTGATTGCCGGCCTCGGCCTTTTCATGCTCGGCATGAAACTGCTGGAGGACGCCGTGGGGGCGCTGGCCGGCCTCCCGTTGCGGCGCTTCCTGCGCACCCATGCCAGCACGCCGTCGCGTGGTCTGGTGATCGGCGCGGCCGCGACCGCCGTGCTGCAGAGCAGCACCCTGGTGTCGCTGCTGGTGCTGGCCTTCGTCGGCGCCGGAATCATGCAGCTGTCAGGCGCCGTGGGCGTGATCATGGGCGCCAACCTCGGGACCACGCTCACCACATGGCTGGTGGCGTCGCTCGGCTTCAAACTCGACCTGGCGGCGCCAGCGATGGCCTTCATCGGCGTCGGCGGTGTGGGCTTCGCGCTGCTGCGGCGCGCCAGCCGGGTACGCGACGTCGCAGGTCTGCTGCTGGGCATCGGGCTGCTGCTCTATGGTCTGGACCTGATGAAGTCCGGCGTCGAGGACTGGGCCGCCGGCTTCGACGTCGTGCCCTTCGCCGGCTGGTCGCTGGTGATGATGGCGCTGCTGGGCATGGCGGTAACCGGCGCCATCCAGTCGAGCACCGCGGCGATGATGATCGCGCTGGGCGCGGTGCACGGCGGCCTCGTCGACCTGCCCTCGGCGGCGGCCTTCGCTGCGGGTACAGGCGTCGGCACCACGTTCACGGCGTTGCTCGGCGCGCTCGGTGGCAGCGCCGACAAGAAGCGCGTGGCCGCGACCCACCTCGGCTTCAACCTGTTCAAAGCGGTGCTGGCGCTGCTGCTGCTGTATCCGCTGCTCGCATTGCTGGCGCGGGTTCCGGGACTGGAGGATCCGCTGCTGCGGCTGGCCGCGTTCCACACCACCACCAACCTGCTCGGCATCGCACTGGTGCTGCCGTTCGCCGGAAGGCTTGCACTGTGGCTGGGCCGGCACTTCCGCAGCGATGGTGGCCACATCAACCACTACCTGCAGGCCGCCGGGGACGAGGTGCCCGAAGCCGGCCTGGAGGCGGTCCGTCGCGAGGTGGCGCGTGCGCTCGGCATGACCATCGCGATGAACCGCGAAACGCTGCGGGTTCCGGTGGATCCCGACAGCGCCTGGTCCGATCCAGGCGAGGTCCGGGGCCGCAATGCCCGTCGCGACTTCGACGAGCGCTATCGTCGGCTCAAGCGCCTGGAGGGGGAGATCGTCGAGTACGTGGCGCGCCTGCAGCTGCAGGAGGTCACGCCAAGCGTGGGCAGCGGGCTGTCGGCCCAGCTGGATGCGATGCGCATGGCGGTCAGCTCCGCCAAGGCGCTCAAGGACATCCGCAGCAACCTGGTCGAGCTGCGACTGGCGCTACGCGCGCCGGTGGATGCGCGGCTGGAGGAATTCGAAGCCTCGGCGGCAGCGCTGTACCGCGACATCGACAGGCTGGGGCCGGAGCAGCCGGAGCCGGTGCTGGTGGAAGCCGTCTCGGCGCTGCGCAGCCGCGTGCGCGAGACGCGCGACGGTGCGCTGACCCGGCTCTACCGCGAGGCCAGCCGGGAGAGCATCGACGAGGAGACGCTGTCCACCCTGCTCAATGTCAACCGTGCCATCTATCTGTCGGCGCAATCGCTGCTGCGCGCGCTGGGTCGTCACCTGCTGGCGCCGGAGATTGCCGGGGTGGTCGAGGATGCGGTTGCGGACTGA
- the tdh gene encoding L-threonine 3-dehydrogenase has protein sequence MAQTMKALVKREAGKGIWMQDVPVPAPGPNDVLIRVEKAAICGTDLHIYLWDEWSQRTITPGLVIGHEFVGRIVELGSAVTGYTVGQRVSAEGHLVCGHCRNCRAGKPHLCPNTVGIGVTRDGAFAEYVVMPATNLWPIPDQIPSELAAFFDPYGNAAHCALEFDVVGEDVLITGAGPIGVMAAGICKHIGARNVVVTDVNDFRLKLAADMGATRVVNVSNTSLKDVMKDLHMEGFDVGLEMSGNPHAFNDMLDCMYHGGKVALLGLLPKGAGIDWDRIIFKGLTVQGIYGRKMYETWYKMTQLVLSGFPLGKVLSHQLPADEFQKGFDLMESGKSGKVVLDWR, from the coding sequence ATGGCCCAGACAATGAAGGCGCTGGTGAAGCGCGAAGCAGGCAAAGGCATCTGGATGCAGGACGTGCCGGTGCCCGCGCCGGGGCCCAACGACGTGCTGATCCGCGTGGAGAAGGCCGCGATCTGCGGCACCGACCTGCATATCTACCTGTGGGACGAATGGAGCCAGCGCACCATTACCCCGGGGCTGGTGATCGGCCACGAGTTCGTCGGCCGCATCGTCGAGCTGGGCTCGGCGGTCACCGGCTACACGGTGGGTCAACGCGTCTCGGCCGAAGGCCACTTGGTCTGCGGCCATTGCCGCAACTGCCGCGCCGGCAAACCGCACCTGTGCCCGAACACGGTCGGCATCGGCGTGACCCGTGACGGCGCCTTCGCCGAATACGTCGTCATGCCGGCAACCAACCTGTGGCCGATCCCGGACCAGATCCCGAGCGAGCTGGCGGCGTTCTTCGATCCCTACGGCAACGCCGCGCACTGCGCCCTGGAGTTCGACGTGGTCGGCGAGGACGTGCTGATCACCGGCGCCGGCCCGATCGGCGTGATGGCGGCGGGCATCTGCAAGCACATCGGCGCGCGCAACGTGGTGGTGACCGACGTCAACGACTTCCGCCTCAAGCTGGCCGCCGACATGGGCGCCACGCGCGTGGTCAACGTGTCCAACACCTCGCTCAAGGACGTCATGAAGGACCTCCACATGGAGGGCTTCGACGTGGGCCTGGAAATGAGCGGCAACCCGCATGCCTTCAACGACATGCTCGACTGCATGTACCACGGCGGCAAGGTCGCCCTGCTCGGCCTGCTGCCCAAGGGCGCGGGCATCGACTGGGACCGCATCATCTTCAAGGGTCTCACCGTGCAGGGTATCTATGGCCGGAAGATGTACGAGACCTGGTACAAGATGACCCAGCTCGTGCTGTCGGGTTTCCCGCTCGGCAAGGTGCTCAGCCACCAGCTGCCGGCCGACGAGTTCCAGAAGGGATTCGACTTGATGGAGTCGGGCAAGTCGGGCAAGGTCGTCCTCGACTGGCGTTGA
- a CDS encoding S46 family peptidase, which translates to MWVPQQLPDIAPALRKAGLRLDANRMADLTGDPLGAVVSLGGCTASFVSPQGLVITNHHCAYGAIQLNSTPENNLMRDGFNAAAIGDEISAGPNARIYALDSIQDVTAEVRAAIDAAPDSLGRTTALDTVEKALVARCEAEPGYRCRLYSFLGGNSYRLFRNLEIRDVRLVYAPAGGIGSFGGDVDNWMWPRHTGDFAFYRAYVGRDGRPAEYAQDNVPYTPKQFLRLADKPLRENDFVMVAGYPGRTSRYAFADEFAETVAWRYPQIGRHYRALIDLVEARGKADPETEVRYASAVRGWQNTLKNYEGQLQGFERVGALERKRSEEAAVLDWLRGRGDEGAAALDAHAKIVALDAQAQAMRDRDLVLSLLDNSGLLSTANRLYRLSIEKEKPDAMREQGYQQRDLPAIEGSLKQMDRRFVPAMDRELTRYALLQYVQLPPEQRIKAIDNWLGGNDAAAIDRALDRLQRSMLGNGDERLKWFAADRRAFLRSRDPALVYAVAVTPELLQIETAAKARAGDLLQLRPVYLQAVADYRASRKEAVYPDANSSLRITFGKVTGYTNAAGARQTPFTLLEQIPPKATGIEPFDAPQAQLDAISAARHGGLADRRLRTVPVNFLSDLDVTGGNSGSPVLDGDGRLTGLLFDMTWEAVVSNWVFDPAMTRTISVDQRYIRWVMQEVDPAPRLLQEMGVPVR; encoded by the coding sequence ATGTGGGTGCCGCAGCAGCTGCCGGACATCGCACCGGCGCTGCGCAAGGCGGGGTTGCGGCTCGATGCGAACCGCATGGCCGACCTGACCGGCGATCCGCTGGGCGCCGTGGTGTCTCTCGGCGGCTGCACCGCGAGCTTCGTCTCGCCGCAGGGCCTGGTGATCACCAATCATCATTGCGCCTATGGCGCCATCCAGCTCAATTCGACGCCCGAGAACAACCTGATGCGCGATGGCTTCAATGCCGCCGCGATCGGCGACGAGATCTCCGCCGGGCCGAACGCGCGCATCTATGCGCTCGACAGCATCCAGGACGTCACCGCCGAAGTGCGCGCTGCCATCGACGCCGCGCCCGACAGCCTCGGCCGCACGACAGCGCTGGACACGGTCGAGAAGGCCCTGGTGGCGCGCTGCGAGGCCGAACCCGGCTACCGCTGCCGGCTTTACAGCTTCCTCGGCGGCAACAGCTACCGCCTGTTCCGCAACCTCGAGATCCGCGACGTACGCCTGGTCTACGCCCCGGCCGGCGGCATCGGCAGCTTCGGCGGCGATGTCGACAACTGGATGTGGCCGCGCCACACCGGTGATTTCGCGTTCTACCGCGCGTATGTCGGCCGCGACGGCCGCCCGGCCGAGTACGCCCAGGACAACGTCCCCTACACCCCGAAACAGTTCCTGCGCCTGGCCGACAAGCCGCTGCGCGAGAACGATTTCGTCATGGTGGCGGGATATCCGGGTCGCACCAGCCGGTATGCGTTCGCCGACGAGTTCGCCGAGACCGTGGCCTGGCGTTACCCGCAGATCGGCCGCCACTACCGCGCCCTGATCGACCTGGTCGAGGCGCGCGGCAAGGCCGATCCCGAGACCGAGGTGCGCTACGCCAGCGCCGTGCGCGGTTGGCAGAACACCCTGAAGAACTACGAAGGCCAGCTGCAGGGCTTCGAACGCGTCGGTGCGCTCGAGCGCAAGCGCAGCGAAGAGGCCGCCGTACTCGACTGGTTGCGCGGCCGGGGCGACGAGGGCGCCGCCGCGCTCGATGCGCACGCGAAGATCGTCGCGCTCGACGCCCAGGCCCAGGCGATGCGCGACCGGGACCTGGTGCTGTCGCTGCTCGACAACAGCGGATTGCTGTCGACGGCGAACCGCCTGTATCGCCTGTCGATCGAGAAGGAAAAGCCCGACGCGATGCGCGAGCAGGGCTACCAGCAGCGCGACCTGCCCGCAATCGAGGGCAGCCTCAAGCAGATGGACCGCCGCTTCGTGCCGGCGATGGACCGGGAGCTCACGCGCTACGCGCTGCTGCAATACGTGCAGCTGCCGCCGGAGCAGCGCATCAAGGCCATCGATAACTGGCTGGGGGGCAATGACGCCGCCGCGATCGACCGCGCGCTCGATCGCCTGCAGCGCAGCATGCTGGGCAACGGCGACGAGCGCCTGAAGTGGTTCGCCGCCGATCGCCGTGCGTTCCTGCGCAGCCGCGATCCGGCGCTCGTTTACGCCGTCGCTGTCACCCCGGAACTGTTGCAGATCGAGACGGCGGCGAAGGCCCGCGCCGGCGATCTGCTGCAGCTGCGGCCGGTCTATCTGCAGGCCGTCGCCGACTACCGCGCGAGCCGAAAGGAGGCCGTCTACCCGGATGCCAACTCGTCGCTGCGCATCACCTTCGGCAAGGTGACCGGCTACACCAATGCGGCAGGCGCCCGGCAGACGCCGTTCACCCTGCTCGAGCAGATTCCGCCCAAGGCCACGGGAATCGAACCGTTCGACGCGCCGCAGGCGCAGCTGGACGCGATTTCCGCCGCGCGCCACGGAGGCCTCGCCGATCGCCGCCTGCGCACGGTGCCGGTCAACTTCCTGTCCGACCTCGACGTCACCGGCGGCAACTCCGGCTCGCCGGTGCTCGATGGCGACGGCAGGCTGACCGGGTTGCTGTTCGACATGACCTGGGAAGCGGTGGTGTCGAACTGGGTGTTCGATCCGGCGATGACCCGCACCATCTCGGTCGACCAGCGCTACATCCGCTGGGTCATGCAGGAAGTCGATCCGGCGCCGCGCCTGCTGCAGGAGATGGGCGTGCCGGTACGCTGA
- a CDS encoding histidine phosphatase family protein, with product MRILLARHGETPWNAEGRYQGQEDIALSDVGERQASLLGQRLADVRIDRAVASPLSRADRTARLALGASRASMLTNDAGLAEIAHGTWEGLLASEIRERDPDRLAAWRDAPDSVQMPGGESLQQVFDRAWPAFARAVDGLGPDDTALIVAHDAVNRVILCHILGIPFSRLWTFRQAPTTLNLLEGPDVDHLEVVRLNDCAHHTAFFGEAVHRAL from the coding sequence ATGAGAATCCTGCTCGCCCGTCACGGCGAAACCCCGTGGAACGCCGAAGGCCGCTATCAGGGGCAGGAGGACATCGCTTTGTCGGACGTCGGTGAGCGCCAGGCGTCCCTGCTTGGGCAGCGACTGGCCGATGTGCGCATCGATCGCGCGGTCGCCTCGCCGCTGTCACGTGCCGACCGCACCGCGCGGCTCGCGCTCGGTGCCTCGCGTGCGTCGATGCTGACCAACGATGCAGGACTTGCCGAGATCGCCCACGGGACCTGGGAAGGCCTGCTGGCCAGCGAGATCCGCGAACGCGACCCCGATCGCCTGGCGGCCTGGCGCGATGCGCCCGACAGCGTGCAGATGCCCGGTGGCGAATCGCTGCAGCAGGTCTTCGATCGCGCCTGGCCGGCATTCGCGCGCGCCGTCGATGGCCTCGGTCCCGACGACACCGCGCTGATCGTCGCCCACGACGCGGTCAACCGCGTAATCCTGTGCCACATCCTCGGCATTCCGTTCTCCAGGCTCTGGACGTTCCGCCAGGCGCCGACCACGCTGAACCTGCTCGAGGGCCCCGACGTCGACCATCTCGAGGTGGTGCGCCTGAACGACTGCGCGCATCACACGGCGTTCTTCGGCGAGGCGGTCCATCGCGCGCTATGA
- the folC gene encoding bifunctional tetrahydrofolate synthase/dihydrofolate synthase translates to MNEARNLQDWLSAIQARHPTEIEMGLDRVGAVYARMACGRPAAQVVTIAGTNGKGSTVAFVEAIARAAGWRVGAYTSPHLLAYNERVRIDGRDVDDAALVAAFEAVETARGDTPLTYFETGTLAALWLFARADLDLAVLEVGLGGRLDAVNIVEPDVAVITTVGLDHQDWLGDDIEAIGLEKAGIARAWKPLVLGDTDPPASVLRHAYRIGAVAVRGGSDFLFAPVGEGRWVWREVGYEVELPMPALAAPVQLRNAAVAVAAVRALGRDVEDTALASGIADATVDARLQRFERAGVEIVVDVAHNPQAAQALAEWLQVAPAAGRTVAVFAALADKDAAGVASALAPSIARWHLAGSQGFGARGQDAAALRARLPAGLDAELHADVGQALQAAVTAAKPGERVLVLGSFHAAAAALAWLRGGR, encoded by the coding sequence ATGAACGAGGCCCGCAACCTGCAGGACTGGCTGAGCGCGATCCAGGCGCGGCACCCGACGGAAATCGAGATGGGCCTCGACCGCGTCGGCGCGGTCTACGCGCGCATGGCGTGCGGCCGCCCCGCGGCGCAGGTGGTGACGATCGCGGGGACCAACGGCAAGGGCTCGACGGTGGCCTTCGTCGAGGCGATCGCGCGTGCGGCCGGCTGGCGTGTTGGCGCGTATACCTCGCCGCATCTGCTGGCCTACAACGAGCGCGTCCGCATTGACGGCCGCGATGTCGATGACGCCGCGCTGGTGGCGGCGTTCGAGGCCGTGGAGACCGCGCGCGGCGACACGCCGTTGACCTATTTCGAGACCGGCACGCTTGCCGCGCTGTGGCTGTTCGCGCGGGCGGATCTCGATCTGGCGGTGCTGGAGGTCGGCCTCGGCGGACGACTGGACGCGGTCAACATCGTCGAGCCGGACGTCGCGGTGATCACGACCGTCGGTCTCGATCACCAGGACTGGCTCGGCGACGACATCGAGGCGATCGGCCTGGAGAAGGCCGGCATCGCCCGCGCCTGGAAGCCGCTGGTACTCGGCGATACCGATCCGCCGGCGAGCGTGCTGCGACATGCCTACCGCATCGGCGCGGTCGCGGTCCGCGGGGGCAGCGATTTCCTGTTCGCGCCGGTCGGGGAGGGCAGATGGGTCTGGCGCGAAGTCGGCTACGAGGTCGAGCTGCCGATGCCCGCGCTGGCCGCGCCGGTCCAGCTGCGCAATGCCGCAGTCGCGGTCGCAGCCGTGCGGGCGCTGGGGCGGGACGTGGAAGACACCGCGCTGGCTTCGGGCATAGCCGACGCCACGGTCGACGCGCGTCTGCAGCGCTTCGAGCGGGCCGGCGTGGAGATCGTCGTCGACGTGGCGCACAACCCGCAGGCCGCGCAGGCGCTGGCGGAGTGGCTGCAGGTGGCGCCGGCTGCCGGGCGCACGGTCGCGGTGTTCGCCGCGCTTGCCGACAAGGACGCCGCCGGTGTTGCGAGCGCACTCGCGCCGTCGATCGCGCGCTGGCACCTTGCCGGCTCGCAGGGTTTCGGCGCCCGTGGCCAGGACGCGGCTGCACTGCGCGCACGCCTGCCTGCCGGGCTCGACGCCGAGTTGCATGCCGACGTTGGGCAAGCACTCCAGGCCGCGGTGACGGCCGCCAAACCCGGCGAGCGGGTGCTGGTGCTGGGGTCTTTCCATGCCGCGGCTGCGGCACTGGCCTGGTTGCGGGGCGGGCGTTAA
- a CDS encoding SPOR domain-containing protein, which produces MSSALKQRLIGAAVLIALAVIFLPMLVKGPAPASGLPDMPLRVPDTPDGDYRTVDLPLVTPPPVGEGGALAGGPLAEAAPAQAAARPDGSALPTVDTTTREPALPPTVAAGGYAVHYAAFASEGDADAILRQLGQAGLTGYREGFTLNGQPAYRVRLGPYGSRADAEIVRVRAAQVRDDVTPRVVALDAGARPEVARPATPAPAPAEASRASAVTPPAAPTTQPLPAETPPAREPARTPPVAESPRATPAEPAAAPAAAPASGTGFVVQIGAFSNAADANSLRDRLRGAGITAFTDSVDTDKGRLTRVKAGPVASRADADRLKAQVRSAVGVDGLVRAHP; this is translated from the coding sequence ATGTCGTCTGCACTCAAACAACGCCTGATCGGCGCCGCCGTGCTGATCGCGCTCGCGGTCATCTTCCTGCCGATGCTGGTCAAGGGCCCTGCGCCCGCCAGCGGGTTGCCGGACATGCCGCTTCGGGTGCCCGATACGCCCGACGGCGATTACAGGACCGTCGATCTGCCGCTGGTCACGCCGCCACCGGTGGGTGAGGGCGGCGCGCTCGCGGGCGGGCCCCTAGCCGAAGCCGCGCCTGCGCAGGCTGCTGCCCGGCCCGATGGCAGTGCATTGCCGACTGTCGATACGACGACCCGGGAGCCGGCGCTACCGCCGACCGTGGCCGCAGGCGGTTACGCCGTGCATTACGCGGCATTCGCCAGCGAAGGCGATGCCGATGCGATCCTGCGCCAGCTCGGCCAAGCCGGCCTCACCGGCTACCGCGAAGGCTTCACCCTCAACGGCCAGCCCGCGTACCGCGTGCGGCTGGGGCCCTACGGCAGCCGCGCAGACGCCGAGATCGTCCGCGTGCGTGCGGCGCAGGTGCGTGACGACGTCACGCCGCGCGTGGTCGCGCTCGATGCGGGCGCGCGTCCCGAAGTCGCCCGCCCCGCTACGCCTGCGCCTGCGCCTGCGGAAGCATCCCGCGCGTCGGCGGTCACGCCGCCCGCCGCGCCGACCACACAGCCGCTGCCGGCCGAGACACCGCCGGCGCGCGAGCCCGCGCGGACGCCGCCTGTCGCCGAGAGCCCGCGGGCGACCCCGGCGGAACCGGCGGCTGCACCCGCCGCGGCGCCTGCGTCGGGAACCGGCTTCGTGGTCCAGATCGGTGCCTTCAGCAATGCGGCCGATGCCAACAGCCTGCGCGATCGCCTGCGCGGCGCCGGCATCACCGCGTTTACCGATTCGGTCGACACCGACAAGGGGCGACTGACCCGGGTCAAGGCGGGTCCGGTCGCAAGTCGCGCCGATGCCGACCGGCTCAAGGCGCAGGTCCGGAGCGCCGTCGGCGTCGACGGCCTGGTGCGTGCCCATCCCTGA